CGGGGCGGCTGACCAGCGCCCGGGCGCAGGCGACGCGCTGCTGCTGGCCGCCGGACATCTCGCTGGGCCGGTGCCCCAGCCGCGGGCGCAGGCCGACGGCGTCCACGACCGTGTCGAACCATCCCCGGTCGGGCTTGCGCCCGGCGAGGTCGAGCGGCAGCAGGATGTTCTCGCGGGCGGTGAGGGTGGGGATCAGGTTGAAGGCCTGGAAGACGAAGCCGATCTTCTCGCGCCGCAGCGTCGTGAGGTCCTTGTCCTTGAGCCCCGCCAGGAGGGTGCCGTCGATGACGACCTCACCGCTGCTGGGGGTGTCCAGGGCGGCCAGGCAGTGCATGAGCGTCGACTTGCCCGAGCCCGACGGGCCCATGATGGCGGTGAACTCACCGCGGTGCAGGTCCACGGTGACGCCGTCGAGGGCACGCACCTGCGCCTCGTCGGCGCCGTACACCTTGGTCAGGTCGCGGGCGCTCGCCGCGGGTGTCTGCTCCATGCCGACGAGTCTGGCACCAGGCACCCCGGTCGGGCATCCGGGATATCCCCGATCCTGGGGGCAGGGGTGACCCGTCAGGCGGTGACGCCGTGCGGGATCACCACGACGGGGCAGTGCGCCTGCTGCACGCAGTGCTGGCTCACCGAGCCGAGCAGGGCCGCGCCCCACGACCCGTGCCCGCGAGATCCCACGACCAGCAGCGAGGCCACCCAGGTGGCCTCGACCAGCACCTGGGCCGGGTGCCCGCGCACCGTGCGCTGCACGACGGCCGCGTCCTCGCCGAGCACCTCGAGGACGGTGCTCCGCAGGGCCGCGGCGGCGAACTCCTCGTACTCCGGCGGATCCGGCGTGGTGACCATGGCGTAGCCGTAGGTCGCCGGGACGTCCCAGGCGATCACGGCCTCGACGTCGACGCCGACGTGGCGCGCGTACCCGGCCGCCCAGCGCAGCGCGGACTTGGCGTTCTCCGAGGAGTCGATCCCCACGAGGACCGGGCCGGTGGGATTCATGGCGGTGGCTCCTTGCTCGACGACGACCGGTCCACCAGCCTGTCCCAGGCCGTGGCGCCCGGCAACCCGACGGTTCAGGAGAAGACGTCGACGTGCACGTGGTCGCGGTGCTCGAGGATCTCGGCGGTCTCGGCCGACACGTCGGAGGTGTCGACGTCGTAGTCGCGCCAGCCCTGGGCGGAGCGACGGGCGGTCCAGATCTTGTCGTCGAAGATGATCGTGGCCACCGACATCCGCTCGGCCTGGGTGACCAGGTAGTGCGCCATCGCCCAGCCGCGCACGGCGCTCTGCTCCGAGACGGGGCGGAAGAAGACGTCCACGGCGCGCCCCTCGTAGTGCGCCGACCCCTCCTGGTGCCCCGTGCTGACCCCGCCGGGGGCGAAGCCGCCCACCGAGAGGTCGCCGAAGACGGCGGTGAGCTCCTTGCGGACCTTGTCGGCGCGGAAGGTCAGCCCCACGTCGCGGAGCTCGGCGTTGGCGGCCTCGGCGTCGCCGGGCACCTCGCACGACAGTGCGGCAGGGGAGTTGCCGGTGAGCGCGGAGGCCAGCACCCGGGCGTCGGCCTCGTGGTCGGCGTAGGCCTCGGGGAAGCCCGAGCGCTGCACCGCCTGCGCCGCCTCGGTGACCTCCATCTCGCGGTAGCCGTCGATCTCGACGAGGGCGTCGTAGAAGGCGTTGGTCGAGTAGACCGGGTCGAGCACCTGCTCCTCGCTGCCCCAGCCCTGGGAGGGGCGCTGCTGGAACAGGCCGAGCGAGTCGCGGTCCCCGGAGGTCAGGTTGACGATCTTCGACTCCTGGTAGGCCGTGGCCAGCGCGATCGACACCGCGCGCGCCGGCAGCCCGCGTCGTACGCCGATCGCCGCGATCAGCCCGGCGTTCTCGGCCTGCTCGGGGGTCAGGTCGACGCTGCTGCCAGCGACGGTCGCGGTGCAGGTGCGGCTGGTGAAGAGGCCGCCCACCCGGTCCACGAGGGCCCACACGCCCACGCCGATCACGCCGGCCACGACGAGCGTGATCACGACGGCGGGCACCAGCTTCCTCATGCGCCCATCGTCCGTGACGCCCCCAAGGGGACGAGGGGCCGGGTCGGTCCCGGTGGTCGGGAGACGGCCGCGTCACGCCGGCGCGGGCTGCGTAGCGTCCGCGCGTGGCCACGACTCGTACCAGCCCGGACTTCTCCCACCTGCTCGCCGAGGGCCGTCTCGGCCCGGTGACCCTGTCGAACCGGGTGCTGCTCGCCGCGATGGACATGAACCTGTGCCACGACGGTGAGATCGAGCAGGGCGACATCGACCACTACGTCGCCCGCGCCGAGGGCGGCACCGCGATGATCATCACCGGCGCGTGCGCCGTCGCGTTCCCCCACGGCACCGCCAGCATGCACGAGCCCGGCCTGTCGGAGGACCGCTTCATCCCGGGCCTGACCGCGCTCGCCGACGCCGTGCACGCGGCCGGCAGCAAGCTGTGCATCCAGATGACGCACCACGGCAAGGTCGGGCGCGTCGACATGGCCCACGACCGGCCGCTGCTGGTGCCCTCCGCGCCCCGGTCCGCCTACGACATGAGCGCCCTGGCCGACAACACGCCCCAGGAGCTGATGCGGATGGCCACGGCCTCCCAGGGCAAGCAGGCCACCTACAAGGAGGCCACCGAGGAGGACATCGCCTGGCTGATCGAGTCGTTCGCCGACGCCGCGCGTCGCGTGCGCGAGTCGGGCGCCGACGCGATCGAGGTGCACTGCGCCCACGGCTACATCCTCGGAGGCTTCCTCTCCCGCGCCGACAACCACCGCACCGACCAGTGGGGCGGCGCGTTCGAGAACCGGGCCCGCCTGCCTGTCGCGGTCGTGCGCGCGGTCCGCGAGGCGATGGGTCCCGACATGGCGCTGCTGGTGCGCATCGCCGGCAAGGAGTTCGGTGAGGAGGACGGCCTGACCACCGAGGAGGCGATCGCCGCCTCGAGGCTCTTCGAGGAGGCCGGCGCCGACGCCATCCACGTCACCGGCTGGGGCCGCAACCCGTTCCAGAACTTCCTCGACGGCCCGCTGCCCAACAAGCTCGGCGCCTACCGCAGCCTCGCGGCGGCCGTGAAGGCCGAGGTCTCCGTGCCGGTCGTCGCCGTCGGACGGGTGCTGCCCGCGATCGGTGAGGACATGATCGCCGGCGGCCAGGCCGACTTCGTGGCGATGGGTCGCCAGCTGCTCGCCGACCCCGCCCTGGTCAACAAGCTGCGCGCCGGCAACGCCGCGAGCGTGCGCCCGTGCATCAACTGCTACGTCTGCGTGGAGCGCAACTTCTTCGACGAGACCCCCGTCTGCGCGGTCAACCCGGCGCTGGGCAACGAGGCCTCGCTGCCGTTCCCGGGCGTGCGTACGCCGCGCCACGTGGTCGTCGTCGGCTCCGGCCCCGCCGGTCTCGAGAGCGCCCGGGTCGCCAAGGAGCGCGGGCACCGCGTCACCGTGCTCGAGTCGGGCGACCGCATCGGCGGCACCCTGTGGTTCTCCCAGCTCACCACCCCCGACAACCAGCGCCTCGTCGACTGGCTGACCCACGAGACGCAGCGTCTGGGCGTCGACGTGCGCCTGGGCCACCGCGCCACCGCCGACTCCGTGCTCGCGCTCGAGCCCGACGCGGTCGTCGTGGCCACCGGCGCGGTGCGTGCCCTCCCGTCCGTGCCGGGCGCTGACCTGCCGCACGTGCACACCGGTGACACACTGCGCGCCCTGATGACCGGCGACGGCGACGCCGGCGGCCAGAGCCACCTGCTGCGGGTGTTCGGCAAGCTCGGCAAGTGGTCCCGCATCACCAACGACCCCGGGCGGATCCGTGCGGTCACCCAGCGGTTCATGCCGATCGGCAAGGACGTCGTGGTCATCGGCGGCTCGCTGGTGGGTCTCGAGCTGGCCGAGTTCCTCGCCGAGCGCGGGCGCCGGGTCACCCTCGTCGAGGAGGGCGGCCAGGTTGGTCTCCCGATGGCGATGCCGCGCCGCTGGCACGCGGTCGCGAAGGCCGGCAGCCACGGCGTGACCATCCACCGCGGCGCCACCGTGGAGCGGATCACCGAGGACACCGTGCACTTCACCACCGAGGACGGCGCGACCAGCGCCGCCGCCGCCCTCGTGGTCGTGGCCTCCGAGGTCTCGGCGGCGGCTCCGCTGGCCGACGACCTGCGGGCGCGCGGCGTCGAGGTGCACGTCGCCGGCGATGCCGACGACGTGGGCTACATCGAGGGCGCGATGCACTCCGCCTGGGCGGTCGCCCGCACGCTCTGACCAGGGATCAGTTGGCGTGCAGGGCGGCGTTGAGGGCGACGCCGTCGCTCCTCCACGCCACGGCCTCGACCGCGCCGGAGACCGAGTTGCGCCGGAACAGCACGTTGTCGGCGCCGGACAGCTCGGCGGCCTTGACGACCCGACCGTCCTCGGACGGCAGGGTCACCTTGGTGCCGGCGGTGACGTAGCACCCGGCCTCGACCACGCAGTCGTCACCGAGCGGGATGCCGATGCCGGAGTTGGCGCCGAGCAGGCAGCGCTCGCCCAGGGAGATGACCGTGGTGCCGCCGCCCGAGAGGGTGCCCATGATCGAGGCGCCGCCGCCGACGTCGCTGCCCGCGCCGACGACGACGCCGGCCGAGATCCGGCCCTCGACCATCGAGGAGCCGAGCGTGCCGGCGTTGAAGTTCACGAAGCCCTCGTGCATCACCGTGGTGCCCTCGGCCAGGTGCGCGCCCAGGCGGACCCGGTCGGCGTCGGCGATGCGCACCCCGGTGGGGGCGACGTAGTCGGTCATCCGCGGGAACTTGTCGATGCCGTACACCGAGACGTGCGTGCCGCCGGCCTTCATCCGGGCCCGGGTCAGCTCGAAGTCCTCGACGGCGCAGGGGCCGGACGACGTCCACACGACGTTGGTCAGCTTGCCGAAGACCCCGTCCATGGAGACGCCGTGCGGGCGCACGAGGCGGTGGGAGAGCAGGTGCAGGCGCAGCCACACGTCGGCCGTGTCGACCGGGGGCTGCTGCAGGTCGGCGATCTCGACCAGGAGGACCTCCCGGCGTACGCCGCGGGCGTGGTCGCTGCCCTCCAGGTTGGTGAGCTCGGCGGGGGCGCTCTCGTCGCTGTCGGGACGCGTCCCCAGCCGCGGCTGCGGGAACCACGCGTCGAGGACGGTGCCGTCGTGGGTGACGGTCGCCAGCGCGTGGCCCCAGGCGGGGCCGGTGGTGCGGGTCGGGGTGGTCTCGGGGGCGGTGTCGGAGGCAGTCACGTGGCCCACCCTAGGAAAGACGACGCGCCGCTGTCGCACCGATCCCCGGGCGTGGGACCGGTCCGGGGTGCTTGGCGGCAGTGACGCGAGGACCTACCCTGGTCAAGCCTGCTCGGGGGGAGCCGGTCGGCACCGACGACGTTCGTCGGCGAGGGAGTGGCACTCGCATGGCTTCGACGTCGGTGCACCGTGGGGACAGGCCCGGGCCCGTCCGCGGTCGCAACCGGGAGCTGGCCATCCTCGAGGTCGTGGTCCGCGAGGTGCGTCCCGCGGTGGTGCTCGGTCGCGCCGGCGTCGGGGTGAGCACGATCCTCGACGAGGCGGCCCGCCGCGCCGCCCAGGACGGCGTCCGGATCGGGCGGCTGCGCCCGCGTCCCTGGGCCTCCTCCCCGCTCGACCTGGTCGACACGCTCGAGCCGATGCTGGAGGGGCGCGACAAGGTCCTGATCGTCCTCGACGACGCCGACCTGTGCGACCCGGCCCAGCGTGCCGAGGTGGTGCGCCAGTGCCAGCGCTCCCGGGCCCCGCTGCTCGTCGGGGCCCACGGTCCGGTGCCGGAGGTCGCCGACGGCCGCGACTGCACCGTCGTGGACCTGGGCTGCCTGGAGCGCGCCGCGGTCGCCGACGTGGTGGGCGACGCCCTCGGTGAACGGCTCGACGGCGCCTCCGCCCTCGTCTCGGCCTACCACCGCGCCAGCGCCGGGAACCCTGCGGTGCTGTGCGCGATCCTCGACGACCCCGACCTGCGATCCCAGTTCGACGCGGCACGGCACCTGGCCGACCCCAGCGACGTGGCCCGGTCCCTGTCCGAGGCGCTGCCGGCCGCCGTACGCCGACGCCTGGGGGGCCTCGACCCGCTGGCGCTGCTCGCGGTCGGGGTCAGCGCGGTCGCCGGGCCGCTCGCCCCGGCCGGCGTCGTGGAGGACGCCGTCGGCCCTGCCGCCCTGGCCCGCGCGGTGGACTCCGGGGTGCTGGTGCACACCCCCGACGGGACCCCCGTCTTCCGCCACGGTGCCGTGCGTCGCCTGGTCCTCGAGGAGCTGGCCATGGAGGTCCACACCGACGTGCGCCGGCGCCTGCGTGACGCCGCTCGGGCCCACGGGCTCACGGTCGTCCCCGAGGACGTGCTGGCCGTCGGCTGAGTCGACC
This Nocardioides dokdonensis FR1436 DNA region includes the following protein-coding sequences:
- a CDS encoding FAD-dependent oxidoreductase, with protein sequence MATTRTSPDFSHLLAEGRLGPVTLSNRVLLAAMDMNLCHDGEIEQGDIDHYVARAEGGTAMIITGACAVAFPHGTASMHEPGLSEDRFIPGLTALADAVHAAGSKLCIQMTHHGKVGRVDMAHDRPLLVPSAPRSAYDMSALADNTPQELMRMATASQGKQATYKEATEEDIAWLIESFADAARRVRESGADAIEVHCAHGYILGGFLSRADNHRTDQWGGAFENRARLPVAVVRAVREAMGPDMALLVRIAGKEFGEEDGLTTEEAIAASRLFEEAGADAIHVTGWGRNPFQNFLDGPLPNKLGAYRSLAAAVKAEVSVPVVAVGRVLPAIGEDMIAGGQADFVAMGRQLLADPALVNKLRAGNAASVRPCINCYVCVERNFFDETPVCAVNPALGNEASLPFPGVRTPRHVVVVGSGPAGLESARVAKERGHRVTVLESGDRIGGTLWFSQLTTPDNQRLVDWLTHETQRLGVDVRLGHRATADSVLALEPDAVVVATGAVRALPSVPGADLPHVHTGDTLRALMTGDGDAGGQSHLLRVFGKLGKWSRITNDPGRIRAVTQRFMPIGKDVVVIGGSLVGLELAEFLAERGRRVTLVEEGGQVGLPMAMPRRWHAVAKAGSHGVTIHRGATVERITEDTVHFTTEDGATSAAAALVVVASEVSAAAPLADDLRARGVEVHVAGDADDVGYIEGAMHSAWAVARTL
- the dapD gene encoding 2,3,4,5-tetrahydropyridine-2,6-dicarboxylate N-succinyltransferase, translated to MTASDTAPETTPTRTTGPAWGHALATVTHDGTVLDAWFPQPRLGTRPDSDESAPAELTNLEGSDHARGVRREVLLVEIADLQQPPVDTADVWLRLHLLSHRLVRPHGVSMDGVFGKLTNVVWTSSGPCAVEDFELTRARMKAGGTHVSVYGIDKFPRMTDYVAPTGVRIADADRVRLGAHLAEGTTVMHEGFVNFNAGTLGSSMVEGRISAGVVVGAGSDVGGGASIMGTLSGGGTTVISLGERCLLGANSGIGIPLGDDCVVEAGCYVTAGTKVTLPSEDGRVVKAAELSGADNVLFRRNSVSGAVEAVAWRSDGVALNAALHAN
- a CDS encoding ABC transporter ATP-binding protein; translated protein: MEQTPAASARDLTKVYGADEAQVRALDGVTVDLHRGEFTAIMGPSGSGKSTLMHCLAALDTPSSGEVVIDGTLLAGLKDKDLTTLRREKIGFVFQAFNLIPTLTARENILLPLDLAGRKPDRGWFDTVVDAVGLRPRLGHRPSEMSGGQQQRVACARALVSRPAIVFADEPTGNLDSTSSAEVMRFLRRSVDEFDQTIVMVTHDPSAAAYTDRILFLADGRIVDELRHPDRDAVLERMRRLQPEATPPQAG
- a CDS encoding universal stress protein, which translates into the protein MNPTGPVLVGIDSSENAKSALRWAAGYARHVGVDVEAVIAWDVPATYGYAMVTTPDPPEYEEFAAAALRSTVLEVLGEDAAVVQRTVRGHPAQVLVEATWVASLLVVGSRGHGSWGAALLGSVSQHCVQQAHCPVVVIPHGVTA